Part of the Limihaloglobus sulfuriphilus genome is shown below.
GATTCAAAACATAGCTGTTGAGTACAGCCAGGGCGACAACAGCAATTGTTACTATTAGTATTCTGTGTTCTCGTCTGGTCAGGGCCATTTAGTTGTCCCTTTCGTATTTGAAGTTAACCGCGAATGTGACCGTATCGGAATTTTTGTTCATCTTTCGCAAATACAATATCTTTATATTGCTGAAACCTGAACTTGAGTTCATAGCCTCAACAACGTCGAGTACCGCGTTTTCCGAGACCGCACTTCCGGATATGACCTGGTTAAAGTTTTCATCCAGTGCCAGGCTCGAGAGCCATATATGCGGATATTCAGGAAAGCAGAGCGTGAGCTCTTTTAGACTGGAAAGACAATAAGTCCGGCTGCTGAACCACGGCCGTGCCTGGCTGACGCGCTGTATAACAGATTGCGCAGTTTCCAGCCGTTCGGAGAGATCAGCGTACTGCTGCTCAGCCGCTTCGGCGTCTCTGCTGTCCATATACCAGCCGCCAAAGAAGACGGCCGCAAAAGCTAACACCAAAAGCGAAGCCGCGATTATACGACCTGACCAGCCGCTTCGTTTTTTTTTGTGAGTGCCAAAATGGGTATTTACAAAGTCAAGCTCACAGCCCCCGTCTAAAATTCTTTCTCCAAGGGAAACGGTGATCCATTCCAGCTGGGAGGGCCTTGAAATCCGCTCAAAACGGGTGTCCGGTATTACCTTTTTGAAGCTGTCAACGACCTCTTCTGCGGGCGATTCACTGCCCCATATCCGGCAGCTTATGCCCTGTGTATTCTGCATTGTAAGCAGAAGCCTTTTGAGCTCCGCAACTGCCGGGGCGGTTTTCCCAAGGCGGGTTGAGCCTGATGGGAGACATTTGAGCGTCTGAAGGCAGGAATCCTCAAAAACAACAAATCCCGTGTGATGGGGGTATAGAATAAGATTGACGCACACGCCGGGTTCTCTATGCAGCCGGGGAGCGAGCAGGGAGACGCTTAGCGAGACAA
Proteins encoded:
- a CDS encoding PilN domain-containing protein, whose amino-acid sequence is MKNNKIRAKNTLSIVITPDQIAAAELSDSSDGPKLIKYAEYNRRVSVNLDELGEEKDAFIAFLKQNRFKFKNAAVGISSRNVLTTLVDVSKYADADRDVFTSAVQLDLEQRFEFDVKDAVFDCVPLAGNSNHILAAAVLNRDIQSVRELFAGTGISLVSLSVSLLAPRLHREPGVCVNLILYPHHTGFVVFEDSCLQTLKCLPSGSTRLGKTAPAVAELKRLLLTMQNTQGISCRIWGSESPAEEVVDSFKKVIPDTRFERISRPSQLEWITVSLGERILDGGCELDFVNTHFGTHKKKRSGWSGRIIAASLLVLAFAAVFFGGWYMDSRDAEAAEQQYADLSERLETAQSVIQRVSQARPWFSSRTYCLSSLKELTLCFPEYPHIWLSSLALDENFNQVISGSAVSENAVLDVVEAMNSSSGFSNIKILYLRKMNKNSDTVTFAVNFKYERDN